One window of Cryobacterium arcticum genomic DNA carries:
- the csrA gene encoding carbon storage regulator CsrA → MLVLTRKQGEKILIGDDIVITVLDVRGDSIRIGVDAPRGISIQRAEILTAVTEANLEANVAAGRSEEAAADQLRSSLGLPAPVTPAPVTPAP, encoded by the coding sequence ATGCTGGTTCTCACGCGCAAACAGGGGGAAAAGATCCTCATCGGTGACGATATCGTCATCACAGTGCTCGACGTCCGCGGCGACAGCATCCGCATCGGGGTGGACGCCCCGCGCGGTATCTCGATCCAGCGGGCCGAGATCCTCACGGCCGTCACCGAGGCCAACCTCGAGGCGAACGTGGCCGCCGGCCGGTCCGAGGAGGCCGCCGCCGACCAACTCAGGTCCAGCCTCGGCCTGCCCGCCCCGGTCACGCCCGCCCCGGTGACGCCCGCCCCGTAA
- a CDS encoding glycosidase has protein sequence MHTVSTAFPYTLTRMGVIMTPEDGNELEAEGVLNPATGRTPDGTLYLLPRLVATGNVSRVGLARLIIEDGVPTGVEREGVVLAPDRGWERGANNAGVEDPRVTFVPLLGLHVMTYVAYGPLGPRTAVAVSEDLREWRRLGPALFAYDDALDMDLNLFHNKDTVFFPEPVTAPDGVASFAVLHRPMWDLGETRPGEGIRVPAGVTDQRQSIWISYIPVSEVLADVSALTMWRGHRFLAGPEFAFEELKIGGGPAPLRVPEGWLLLHHGVTGVINSAFDQQQKVNYAAGAMILDADDPTIVLARTEEPLLKAETPDETSGIVPNVVFPTAIEEIEGQLYVFYGMADSKIGVARMDRRPLD, from the coding sequence ATGCACACCGTCAGCACCGCATTCCCGTACACCCTCACCCGGATGGGCGTCATCATGACGCCGGAAGACGGCAATGAGCTCGAGGCCGAGGGCGTGCTCAACCCCGCGACCGGCCGCACCCCGGACGGCACCCTGTACTTGCTCCCCCGCCTGGTCGCCACCGGCAACGTCTCCAGGGTCGGCCTGGCGCGCCTGATCATCGAGGACGGTGTGCCCACCGGTGTCGAACGCGAGGGTGTCGTCCTCGCCCCCGACCGTGGCTGGGAACGCGGCGCCAACAATGCCGGCGTGGAGGATCCGCGGGTGACCTTCGTGCCGCTCCTCGGTCTGCACGTGATGACCTACGTGGCCTACGGTCCGCTCGGTCCGCGCACCGCGGTGGCCGTGTCGGAGGACCTCCGCGAGTGGCGGCGCCTGGGCCCGGCCCTCTTCGCCTACGACGACGCGCTCGACATGGACCTCAACCTCTTCCACAACAAGGACACGGTCTTCTTCCCGGAGCCGGTGACCGCCCCGGACGGCGTGGCCAGCTTCGCGGTGCTGCACCGGCCCATGTGGGACCTGGGCGAGACCCGCCCCGGTGAGGGCATCCGGGTGCCGGCCGGAGTGACCGACCAGCGCCAGAGCATCTGGATCAGCTACATCCCGGTGTCCGAGGTGCTGGCGGATGTCTCCGCCCTCACGATGTGGCGCGGGCACCGGTTCCTGGCCGGGCCGGAGTTCGCCTTCGAAGAACTGAAGATCGGCGGCGGCCCCGCTCCGCTGCGGGTGCCGGAGGGCTGGCTGCTGCTGCACCACGGTGTGACCGGGGTGATCAACAGCGCGTTCGACCAGCAGCAGAAGGTGAACTACGCCGCCGGAGCCATGATCCTGGACGCCGACGACCCCACGATCGTGCTCGCCCGCACCGAGGAACCGCTGCTGAAGGCCGAGACGCCCGATGAGACCAGCGGGATCGTGCCCAACGTGGTCTTCCCCACCGCGATCGAGGAGATCGAGGGTCAGCTCTACGTGTTCTACGGCATGGCCGACTCCAAGATCGGCGTGGCCCGGATGGACCGCCGCCCGCTCGACTGA
- a CDS encoding carbohydrate ABC transporter permease, which produces MSRGQNILRGVVLLVGALVFLFPFYYMVIGSLQTKPDPTIAGAFPNPANLTLDNYADINGRINLLQGLLNSGIFTGGVILCTVVFGVLVGYALAQLQWRGRGVTFALALLVQVVPFQLLMIPLYVMIARDYGLADNYLGMILPFAINSTAVIIFRQYFLQIPKELFDAARIDGAGELRILRRIALPLVRPALLTVVLLTFIGPWNEFLWPFLITKEASLQPLAVSLANYLSNVAATAANPFGAILAGACVLAGPAVLLFILFQRHFVSSNIGSGVKG; this is translated from the coding sequence ATGAGCCGTGGTCAGAACATCCTGCGCGGCGTCGTGCTGCTGGTGGGCGCGCTGGTGTTCCTGTTCCCGTTCTACTACATGGTCATCGGATCGCTCCAGACCAAGCCGGACCCGACCATCGCGGGTGCCTTCCCCAACCCGGCCAACTTGACGCTCGACAACTACGCCGACATCAACGGCCGGATCAACCTGCTGCAGGGGCTGCTGAACTCGGGCATCTTCACCGGCGGCGTGATCCTGTGCACGGTCGTGTTCGGTGTCCTGGTCGGGTACGCCCTCGCTCAGCTGCAGTGGCGCGGCCGCGGAGTGACCTTCGCGCTGGCGCTGCTGGTGCAGGTGGTTCCGTTCCAGCTCCTGATGATCCCGCTGTACGTGATGATCGCCAGGGACTACGGCCTCGCCGACAACTACCTGGGCATGATCCTGCCGTTCGCCATCAACTCGACAGCGGTGATCATCTTCCGGCAGTACTTCCTGCAGATCCCCAAGGAGCTCTTCGATGCGGCCCGCATCGACGGCGCCGGGGAGCTGCGGATCCTGCGCCGGATCGCGTTGCCGCTCGTGCGGCCGGCGCTGCTCACGGTGGTGCTGTTGACCTTCATCGGCCCGTGGAACGAATTCCTCTGGCCGTTCCTGATCACCAAGGAAGCCTCGCTGCAACCGCTCGCCGTCTCACTGGCGAACTACCTCAGCAATGTCGCCGCCACGGCGGCCAACCCCTTCGGAGCCATCCTGGCCGGCGCCTGTGTTCTGGCCGGCCCGGCAGTGCTCCTGTTCATCCTGTTCCAGCGTCACTTCGTCTCGAGCAATATCGGCTCGGGCGTGAAAGGTTAG
- a CDS encoding carbohydrate ABC transporter permease has product MSTLTPKRPLAGRPATPPGGGARPRRKRQWLGKNPFGLLLSAPYLIFVLAVFAYPLVFAFWMSFHDYFFAAPGAQVDRPFVGLANFQEVLSDPAVIRSFGNVGIFLLINVPLTVVLSLVLASALNKAVRFRTFLRVSYYVPYVTASVAVVGVWIFLFSGNGLVNQILGPLAPDPAWLINEQWAMPTIAIFVTWKGLGFFILLYLAALQNVSEELYEAAATDGAGKIRSFFSVTVPGVRPATVLVLLLSTVTGANLFTEPYLLTGGGGPNGASTSPVLIMYQRGIEQGSPDTAAAIGVILVIGVLILAFIQRKLAGGDES; this is encoded by the coding sequence ATGTCCACCCTCACCCCGAAACGACCCCTCGCCGGGAGGCCCGCAACGCCTCCCGGCGGGGGCGCCCGCCCGCGCCGCAAGCGCCAGTGGCTGGGCAAGAACCCGTTCGGGCTCCTGCTCAGCGCACCGTACCTGATCTTCGTCCTCGCGGTCTTCGCCTATCCCCTGGTGTTCGCCTTCTGGATGTCGTTCCACGATTACTTCTTCGCCGCCCCCGGCGCCCAGGTCGACCGGCCCTTCGTGGGGCTGGCCAACTTCCAGGAGGTGCTCAGCGATCCCGCCGTCATCCGGTCATTCGGCAACGTGGGGATCTTCCTGCTGATCAACGTGCCGCTCACCGTGGTGCTCTCCCTGGTCCTCGCCAGCGCCCTGAACAAGGCGGTGCGTTTCCGCACCTTCCTGCGTGTGTCGTACTACGTGCCGTATGTCACCGCATCCGTCGCGGTCGTGGGCGTGTGGATCTTCCTGTTCAGCGGTAACGGGCTGGTCAACCAGATCCTGGGCCCGCTTGCCCCCGATCCGGCCTGGCTGATCAACGAGCAGTGGGCCATGCCCACCATCGCGATCTTCGTCACCTGGAAGGGCCTGGGGTTCTTCATCCTGCTCTACCTGGCCGCGCTGCAGAACGTGTCCGAGGAGCTCTACGAGGCAGCGGCGACGGATGGGGCGGGCAAGATCCGCAGCTTCTTCTCGGTCACCGTGCCCGGTGTGCGCCCGGCGACGGTGCTCGTGTTGCTGCTGTCGACCGTGACCGGTGCCAACCTCTTCACCGAGCCGTACCTGCTCACCGGCGGCGGCGGCCCGAACGGCGCGTCCACCTCCCCCGTGCTGATCATGTACCAGCGCGGTATCGAACAGGGCTCGCCGGACACGGCGGCCGCGATCGGAGTGATCCTCGTGATCGGTGTCCTCATCCTCGCGTTCATCCAGCGGAAGCTCGCCGGGGGTGATGAATCATGA
- a CDS encoding extracellular solute-binding protein: protein MHTRTRTTSTNRQTRRRNARFLAAAATSAAMIVALGACSSGGASSGGSDSRGDITIWYSNNETEIAWGKQMVSAWNADHPDEQVKAQEIPAGKSSEEVIGAAITAGNAPCLVFNTAPVAVPQFQKQGGLVDLSSFEDGASYIEERTGEASSQYQDADGDYYQMPWKSNPVMIFYNKDMFAAAGLDPENPQLSTYDDFLATSRTLVASGAAPNAIYPAPTSQFFQSWFDFYPLYAAETGGTQLVEDGEATFNDADGAAVAEFWKTLYSEGLAGKEQYQGDSFADGQAAMSIVGPWAVSVYKDAVNWGAVPVPTSAGTPAEDTYTFSDAKNVGMFTACENQATAWDVLKFATSEEQDGQLLELTGQMPLRADLTTVYPDYFAANPAYQQFGDQASRTVEVPSVANSVAVWQAFRDAYTKSVITGDGDVAGSLDDAATKVNDLIAQP from the coding sequence ATGCATACCCGCACCCGCACCACCAGCACGAACCGCCAGACCAGGCGGCGCAACGCCAGGTTCCTCGCCGCGGCAGCCACCTCCGCCGCCATGATCGTCGCCCTGGGCGCCTGCTCGAGCGGAGGCGCCTCCTCCGGCGGCTCGGACTCCCGCGGAGACATCACCATCTGGTACTCCAACAACGAGACCGAGATCGCGTGGGGCAAGCAGATGGTCTCAGCCTGGAACGCCGACCACCCCGATGAGCAGGTCAAGGCCCAGGAGATCCCCGCCGGCAAGAGCAGCGAAGAGGTCATCGGAGCCGCCATCACGGCCGGCAACGCGCCCTGCCTGGTCTTCAACACCGCCCCCGTCGCGGTGCCGCAGTTCCAGAAGCAGGGCGGTCTGGTCGATCTCAGCAGCTTCGAGGACGGCGCCAGCTACATCGAGGAGCGCACCGGAGAGGCGTCGTCGCAGTACCAGGACGCCGACGGGGACTACTACCAGATGCCCTGGAAGTCGAACCCCGTCATGATCTTCTACAACAAGGACATGTTCGCCGCGGCCGGGCTCGACCCGGAGAACCCGCAGCTGTCCACCTACGATGACTTCCTCGCCACCTCGCGCACCCTGGTCGCCAGCGGCGCAGCTCCCAACGCCATCTACCCGGCCCCCACCAGCCAGTTCTTCCAGAGCTGGTTCGACTTCTACCCGCTCTACGCGGCCGAGACCGGCGGCACGCAGCTCGTCGAGGACGGCGAGGCCACCTTCAACGACGCCGACGGCGCCGCGGTCGCCGAGTTCTGGAAGACCCTGTACTCAGAGGGGCTCGCCGGCAAGGAGCAGTACCAGGGTGACTCGTTCGCCGACGGCCAGGCCGCCATGTCGATCGTCGGGCCGTGGGCGGTGTCGGTCTACAAGGACGCCGTGAACTGGGGCGCCGTTCCGGTTCCCACCAGTGCCGGCACGCCCGCCGAGGACACCTACACCTTCAGCGACGCCAAGAACGTGGGTATGTTCACCGCCTGCGAGAACCAGGCCACGGCTTGGGACGTGCTGAAGTTCGCCACCAGCGAGGAGCAGGACGGCCAGCTGCTCGAACTGACCGGCCAGATGCCGCTGCGGGCCGATCTGACCACGGTGTACCCGGACTACTTCGCGGCGAACCCCGCGTACCAGCAGTTCGGTGACCAGGCGTCCCGTACGGTCGAGGTGCCCAGCGTCGCCAACTCGGTCGCCGTGTGGCAGGCCTTCCGTGACGCGTACACCAAGTCGGTGATCACCGGAGACGGCGATGTGGCCGGCTCCCTGGATGACGCGGCCACCAAGGTCAACGACCTGATCGCGCAGCCGTAG
- a CDS encoding LacI family DNA-binding transcriptional regulator: MDSHPDSSTPDASASKDAAKVTIADVARQAGVSKGLVSFALNDRPGVSAETRARILSVAGLLGWTPSLRARSLSSQRSFALGLVIARDPEVLGSDPFFTSFIAGVETILAPEGLALVLSVVPDEKTELATYRTLVADGRVDGVFLSDLRRDDARIPCLTELGLPTVTLGRPDQPSPFPAVSIDDTQGIAESVRHLSSLGHRRIAHVAGSAAMLHGRRRRDAFTQAMQAAGLGQGQVVETDFSIAAGADATRRLLRQAEPPTAIVFANDPMAIAGIGVAQELGVRVPDDLSITGFDDIEFARYVYPALTTVGATPMVWGRAAASTLLGLIRTGSAEDVELPAARLIVRGSASAPPPY; this comes from the coding sequence ATGGATTCCCACCCGGATTCCAGCACACCCGACGCATCAGCGTCGAAGGACGCGGCCAAGGTGACCATCGCCGACGTCGCCCGTCAGGCCGGGGTCAGCAAGGGGCTGGTGTCGTTCGCCCTCAACGACCGACCGGGAGTCTCCGCCGAAACGCGGGCCCGGATCCTCTCCGTCGCCGGCCTGCTCGGCTGGACGCCGTCGCTCCGGGCCCGTTCGCTTTCCTCCCAGCGGTCGTTCGCCCTCGGCCTGGTCATCGCCAGGGACCCCGAGGTCCTCGGCTCCGACCCCTTCTTCACCTCGTTCATCGCCGGGGTCGAGACCATCCTCGCCCCCGAAGGACTGGCCCTGGTGCTCAGCGTCGTCCCCGACGAGAAGACCGAGCTGGCCACCTACCGCACCCTAGTCGCCGACGGCCGGGTTGACGGCGTCTTCCTCAGCGACCTCCGCCGGGACGATGCACGCATCCCCTGCCTGACCGAGCTGGGCCTGCCGACCGTGACTCTGGGCCGCCCGGACCAGCCGAGCCCGTTTCCCGCGGTCTCCATCGACGACACCCAGGGCATCGCCGAGTCGGTGCGGCACCTCAGCTCCCTCGGCCACCGTCGCATCGCCCATGTCGCCGGCAGCGCGGCCATGCTGCACGGGCGCCGGCGGCGGGATGCGTTCACCCAGGCCATGCAGGCCGCCGGGCTGGGCCAGGGCCAGGTCGTCGAAACCGACTTCTCGATCGCGGCCGGCGCGGATGCCACCCGGCGGCTGCTGCGCCAGGCCGAACCGCCCACCGCCATCGTCTTCGCCAACGACCCGATGGCCATTGCCGGAATCGGTGTGGCCCAGGAGCTCGGCGTGCGGGTCCCCGACGACCTGTCCATCACCGGCTTCGACGACATCGAGTTCGCCCGGTACGTCTACCCGGCCCTGACCACCGTCGGCGCCACCCCCATGGTCTGGGGCCGAGCCGCTGCGAGCACTCTGCTCGGCCTGATCCGGACCGGGAGCGCCGAGGATGTCGAGCTGCCCGCTGCCCGCCTGATCGTGCGGGGATCGGCATCCGCCCCACCGCCCTACTAG
- a CDS encoding lipase maturation factor family protein, producing MEWFGTGDYDIAREVLQRGIAAIFLIAFVSALAQFPALLGDNGLLPVRRFTQVVSMRRAPSLFQWRYSDRLLRLVAWGCVLLAASVLLGLPQAGPAWLPMLVFLVLFGAYLSIVNVGQTFYAFGWESLLVEAGFIVAFLGSDAVATPLPILLFLRWLVFRLEFGAGLIKIRGGREWRDLTALFYHHETQPMPNPISWFVHHLPRRFHRGEVLGNHAVQLVLPFLLFAPQPVASIAAGIIVLSQLWLVLTGNFAWLNWITIVLAASAVDDASFRWLGGWVAPALRDPAPLEAPGEQPVWFVVVVLAVTALLLVLSYWPARNLLRRRQLMNASFNPLHLVNAYGAFGTVTKERFEVVVEGSADEDPRTEDGWLAYEFRGKPGAVGRIPGQFAPYHLRLDWLMWFLALGARDTRWFEVFLARLLEGDRATLRLLAGNPFPDGPPRFVRARVFRYRFSTPAERRAGHVWWVRTEAGVLVPPVTLPPQAPPPASPPPQAGGQ from the coding sequence ATGGAGTGGTTCGGGACCGGCGACTACGACATCGCCCGCGAGGTGCTGCAGCGGGGGATCGCCGCGATCTTCCTGATCGCGTTCGTCTCTGCGCTCGCCCAGTTCCCGGCCCTGTTGGGCGACAACGGCCTCCTGCCCGTGCGCCGGTTCACCCAGGTGGTGAGCATGCGCCGGGCGCCCAGCCTGTTCCAGTGGCGGTACTCGGACAGGTTGCTGCGCCTGGTCGCCTGGGGGTGCGTCCTGCTGGCCGCGTCGGTGCTCCTCGGCCTGCCGCAGGCCGGTCCGGCCTGGCTGCCGATGCTCGTGTTCCTGGTGCTCTTCGGGGCCTACCTGTCCATCGTCAACGTGGGGCAGACGTTCTACGCCTTCGGCTGGGAGAGCCTCCTGGTCGAAGCAGGCTTCATCGTCGCGTTCCTCGGCTCCGACGCCGTGGCCACCCCGCTGCCGATCCTGCTCTTCCTGCGCTGGCTGGTGTTCCGGCTCGAGTTCGGCGCCGGGCTGATCAAGATCCGCGGAGGCCGGGAGTGGCGGGACCTCACCGCGCTGTTCTACCACCACGAGACCCAGCCGATGCCCAATCCGATCAGCTGGTTCGTGCACCACCTGCCCCGGCGGTTCCACCGCGGGGAGGTGCTGGGCAACCACGCCGTTCAGCTGGTGCTGCCGTTCCTGCTCTTCGCCCCGCAGCCCGTGGCGTCTATCGCCGCGGGCATCATCGTGCTCAGCCAGCTCTGGCTGGTGCTCACCGGCAATTTCGCCTGGCTGAACTGGATCACGATAGTGCTGGCCGCATCCGCCGTCGACGACGCGTCCTTCCGCTGGCTCGGCGGATGGGTCGCACCGGCCCTGCGGGACCCCGCACCGCTGGAGGCGCCAGGAGAGCAGCCGGTGTGGTTCGTCGTGGTGGTGCTGGCCGTGACGGCCCTGCTGTTGGTGCTCAGCTATTGGCCCGCCCGCAACCTGCTCCGGCGGCGGCAGCTCATGAACGCCAGCTTCAATCCCCTCCACCTGGTGAACGCCTACGGGGCCTTCGGCACGGTCACCAAGGAACGCTTCGAGGTGGTGGTCGAGGGCAGCGCTGACGAGGATCCCCGCACCGAGGACGGGTGGCTGGCCTACGAGTTCCGCGGCAAGCCAGGCGCCGTCGGCCGGATCCCCGGGCAGTTCGCCCCGTACCACCTGCGCTTGGACTGGCTGATGTGGTTCCTGGCCTTGGGGGCGCGCGACACCCGCTGGTTCGAGGTCTTCCTGGCCCGGCTGCTGGAGGGAGACCGGGCCACCCTGCGCCTCCTGGCCGGCAACCCGTTCCCGGACGGGCCGCCGCGCTTCGTGCGGGCGCGGGTGTTCCGCTACCGGTTCAGCACCCCGGCCGAGCGCCGTGCCGGGCACGTGTGGTGGGTGCGCACGGAGGCCGGCGTGCTGGTGCCGCCGGTGACCCTGCCGCCCCAGGCTCCGCCCCCAGCCTCGCCGCCGCCGCAGGCTGGCGGTCAGTAG
- a CDS encoding RNA-binding S4 domain-containing protein encodes MELQSARVDSWAWAVRMHKTRSQATAACRAGHVRVNGERAKSAQAVKPGDEVRIRSNGFDRVLVVSRIIVKRVGPSVAAECFVDNTPPPPPREEVALVPMRDRGAGRPTKRERRDIEELRGY; translated from the coding sequence ATGGAACTGCAGAGCGCCCGCGTCGACAGCTGGGCCTGGGCGGTGCGGATGCACAAGACCCGCTCCCAGGCCACCGCGGCCTGCCGGGCCGGGCACGTGCGGGTGAACGGCGAGCGGGCCAAGTCCGCTCAGGCGGTCAAACCGGGCGACGAGGTGCGCATCAGATCCAACGGGTTCGACCGGGTGCTCGTGGTGTCGCGGATCATCGTCAAGCGCGTGGGGCCGAGCGTGGCCGCGGAGTGCTTCGTGGACAACACCCCGCCTCCGCCGCCCCGCGAGGAGGTGGCCCTGGTGCCGATGCGCGACCGCGGCGCCGGCCGGCCCACCAAGCGCGAGCGCCGGGACATCGAGGAGCTGCGCGGCTACTGA
- a CDS encoding prenyltransferase, whose product MTESVPRPRPATGLGHTVRQVLLSSRPLSWINTAFPFAAAYIVSTGRVDALLVVGTLFFLIPYNLLMYGINDVFDYESDLRNPRKGGVEGAMLDRSLHRTVLVSGVATALPVLLAMVLLAGVNPWSWVVLALSLFAVVAYSAPGLRFKERPVLDSVTSSIHFVSPAVYGLAVAGALITPDLVALLTAFFFWGIASHAFGAVQDVEPDRQGGISSIATAFGAAQTVRLAIVFWMLAGLLMLVTDWPGPLAALLVIPYVLAAWPYRSISDADSERANNGWKRFLRLNFFTGFLVTMLLIVWVVVR is encoded by the coding sequence ATGACCGAATCGGTACCCCGGCCGCGACCGGCCACAGGCCTCGGCCACACCGTGCGCCAGGTGCTGCTCTCGTCGCGCCCGCTCAGCTGGATCAACACAGCGTTTCCCTTCGCGGCCGCCTACATCGTCAGCACCGGACGCGTCGACGCCCTGCTCGTGGTGGGCACCCTGTTCTTCCTCATTCCGTACAACCTGCTCATGTACGGCATCAACGACGTCTTCGACTACGAGTCCGACCTGCGCAACCCCCGGAAGGGCGGCGTGGAGGGGGCGATGCTCGACCGGAGCCTGCACCGTACGGTGTTGGTCTCCGGCGTCGCCACGGCCCTGCCGGTGCTGCTCGCCATGGTGCTGCTCGCCGGCGTGAACCCCTGGTCGTGGGTGGTGCTTGCGCTCAGCCTGTTCGCGGTGGTGGCCTACTCGGCCCCCGGCCTGCGGTTCAAGGAACGCCCGGTGCTGGACTCGGTGACCTCGAGCATCCACTTCGTGAGCCCGGCCGTGTACGGGCTCGCCGTGGCCGGGGCCCTGATCACCCCCGACCTCGTGGCGCTGCTCACGGCGTTCTTCTTCTGGGGTATCGCCAGCCACGCCTTCGGCGCCGTGCAGGATGTCGAACCCGACCGCCAGGGCGGCATCAGTTCGATCGCTACGGCCTTCGGCGCCGCCCAGACCGTGCGCCTGGCGATCGTCTTCTGGATGCTGGCGGGCCTGCTGATGCTCGTGACGGACTGGCCGGGTCCGCTCGCTGCACTGCTCGTGATTCCATACGTGCTCGCCGCCTGGCCGTACCGGTCGATCAGCGACGCCGATTCCGAACGGGCCAACAACGGCTGGAAGCGGTTCCTCCGGTTGAACTTCTTCACGGGGTTCCTGGTGACCATGCTGCTGATCGTCTGGGTCGTGGTGCGCTGA
- a CDS encoding lycopene cyclase domain-containing protein, whose product MTYTLLNIVFLGLAVVVAAAAYLRRPGYRRMLPAAGLALVAVLLLTAVFDNIMIGVGLVDYDPALISGFFVGIAPLEDFAYPVAAALLLPAAWSLLGGDTRRSPRGRSSSRSEGRQ is encoded by the coding sequence GTGACCTACACCCTGCTCAATATCGTCTTCCTCGGCCTCGCCGTCGTCGTGGCCGCCGCGGCGTACCTGCGCCGGCCGGGGTACCGCCGAATGCTCCCGGCGGCGGGACTCGCCCTGGTGGCCGTGCTCCTGCTCACCGCGGTGTTCGATAACATCATGATCGGAGTGGGACTGGTCGACTACGACCCGGCCCTGATCTCCGGATTCTTCGTGGGGATCGCTCCCCTGGAGGACTTCGCCTATCCCGTGGCGGCGGCGCTCCTGCTGCCCGCGGCCTGGTCGCTGCTCGGCGGTGACACCCGGCGGAGCCCGAGGGGCCGGAGTTCGTCACGATCGGAAGGCAGACAATGA
- a CDS encoding lycopene cyclase domain-containing protein, protein MPGVLYLLALLVSLTGMVVLDRRFGLFFWRAPVVAAAVLAIGVAFFLAWDLWGIGAGIFYRGETDFMTGLQLAPELPVEEVFFLTFLCYLFMNALQGVRMLLETRHTP, encoded by the coding sequence ATGCCGGGTGTGCTCTACCTGCTGGCCCTGCTCGTCTCACTGACCGGCATGGTCGTGCTCGACCGGAGGTTCGGGCTGTTCTTCTGGCGCGCGCCCGTTGTGGCGGCCGCCGTTCTGGCGATCGGGGTCGCCTTCTTCCTGGCCTGGGACCTCTGGGGCATCGGCGCCGGTATCTTCTACCGCGGCGAGACCGACTTCATGACCGGGCTGCAGCTGGCGCCCGAGCTGCCCGTCGAAGAGGTCTTCTTCCTGACCTTCCTCTGCTACCTGTTCATGAACGCGCTGCAGGGCGTGCGGATGCTGCTGGAAACGAGGCACACCCCGTGA